A genomic segment from Candidatus Brocadia sinica JPN1 encodes:
- a CDS encoding cache domain-containing protein, which produces MIGILKKRIVVVIITFVFFGLFPLVLFRMLAFPKASAELKHGVKNNLEGLLNKQKDMLTLLRHERESHARAISDAILSTLLIHGDEKFVNLINGKNEHEYLRLETQLECTKADYGYRGIFICDGAGIIQATTEDEISMIGKNIMKEKAFRNIQETLYDGKTYFSDVIHYSYSDSIKEGKEDEIPSLFLSYPIKGENHDVIGAVVLWMDTSMLNQAMKNVVFGKTGEAYLVNKEGIMITQSRFSEHIKNTGDTCKTCHVVADPDNQMITKGVKRCITEKVNGYDLKGYRDYGGLQVVGAWSWLKDFNMGLIVEIDADEAFCALNNISSMTKSLMIAMLIPAFVMAILTYRKLSTGYMLKYLSVPHKAFLGVTTIITIGFVIAVLDGYELRKERGYLREQKYKVRNPFNTLGSLVVQRDEDFIKSKISTFKKKLPTFKSENTMNKENKEKGVVENNATQLLEKSVMAWEIKQ; this is translated from the coding sequence ATGATTGGAATATTAAAAAAACGGATTGTCGTGGTCATTATTACATTTGTGTTTTTCGGGCTATTTCCCCTGGTATTGTTCAGGATGCTTGCATTTCCAAAGGCGAGCGCAGAGTTAAAACATGGAGTAAAAAATAATCTTGAGGGTCTGCTCAATAAACAAAAAGATATGCTAACCCTATTGCGGCATGAGAGGGAATCACATGCCAGGGCTATTTCAGATGCCATTCTTAGCACATTATTGATTCATGGTGATGAAAAATTTGTAAACCTTATAAATGGGAAAAACGAGCATGAATACCTCAGGTTAGAAACGCAGTTGGAATGCACAAAGGCTGATTATGGATATAGAGGAATATTTATTTGTGACGGCGCAGGTATCATTCAGGCGACAACAGAAGATGAAATATCTATGATTGGCAAGAATATTATGAAGGAAAAGGCATTCCGCAATATCCAGGAAACCTTATATGATGGAAAAACATATTTTTCCGATGTGATTCATTATTCTTATAGCGACAGTATTAAAGAGGGAAAAGAAGACGAGATACCTTCGTTGTTTCTGTCGTATCCCATTAAAGGTGAAAACCACGATGTGATAGGAGCCGTGGTGCTATGGATGGACACCTCGATGCTGAATCAGGCCATGAAAAATGTTGTATTTGGAAAGACCGGTGAAGCTTATCTGGTAAATAAAGAAGGTATCATGATTACTCAATCAAGATTTTCAGAACACATCAAAAATACCGGTGATACTTGCAAAACATGTCATGTTGTCGCAGACCCTGATAATCAAATGATTACAAAAGGGGTGAAAAGGTGCATTACGGAAAAGGTGAATGGCTATGATCTGAAGGGATACAGGGATTACGGTGGGTTACAAGTCGTGGGCGCATGGAGTTGGCTGAAAGATTTCAACATGGGACTCATTGTTGAAATTGATGCAGATGAAGCTTTCTGCGCCTTAAATAATATTAGCTCGATGACAAAGTCGCTTATGATAGCGATGCTCATTCCTGCATTTGTAATGGCAATATTGACTTACAGAAAGTTAAGCACTGGTTATATGCTCAAATATTTGTCTGTACCTCACAAAGCGTTTCTGGGAGTAACAACCATCATTACCATTGGATTTGTCATAGCAGTCCTGGACGGTTATGAATTAAGGAAAGAGCGCGGGTATCTTCGGGAGCAAAAATACAAAGTACGCAATCCTTTCAATACCCTGGGTTCCCTTGTAGTACAGAGAGATGAAGATTTCATTAAGAGTAAGATTTCCACGTTTAAGAAGAAACTTCCGACCTTCAAATCAGAAAATACTATGAACAAGGAAAATAAGGAGAAAGGGGTTGTCGAAAACAATGCAACACAATTATTGGAAAAGTCCGTTATGGCATGGGAGATAAAACAGTAA
- a CDS encoding PAS domain-containing protein, producing MENIRASTESVSKTLPDVKDAKGWYEYEPSYDGVITHIDASGAKLFGFHSADDVIGKQVKELYAHPFDHEKTLSMLFRDGQVYGYFTLMKTKDDTLFYIKQTSSLITEGLYKCPLKVKTEFKLFHYLHLS from the coding sequence ATGGAGAATATACGCGCATCAACGGAGAGCGTATCAAAAACGCTTCCTGATGTAAAGGACGCAAAGGGTTGGTATGAGTATGAGCCCTCTTACGATGGCGTCATTACCCATATCGATGCCAGTGGGGCAAAGCTTTTTGGATTTCATTCAGCCGATGACGTAATCGGTAAGCAGGTCAAAGAATTATATGCGCATCCATTTGATCATGAAAAGACATTATCTATGCTCTTTCGGGATGGGCAGGTATATGGTTATTTTACTTTGATGAAGACAAAAGATGATACCTTGTTTTACATAAAGCAAACAAGTTCTTTAATTACGGAAGGATTATATAAATGTCCTCTAAAGGTAAAGACCGAATTTAAACTGTTTCATTATCTGCACTTAAGTTAA
- a CDS encoding MFS transporter, with translation MNMSANESIQTPNGNTRVMILATVAFALCFAGWTLFAPLAIYFQEEFNLSSTSVGLLLATPVLLGSLAKIPMGIVTDKYGGRLVFTIMLLFGFASLFFTGFAHSYGFLLVCGFFFGLIGSSFAVGIPHVSEWYPKKKQGFALGVYGVGNAGTALSAFGAPFIAESLGWNKAFIIYAFPLLLMAFIYWFFTSNAPKSTNVKVSTISDKLKLFKSSRLAWIFCLFYFMFFGFFVCFSIWLPSYLCDFYTISPVKAGGFTSIFVFLSSFTRILGGYLGDRFNGRKIMVLLTVIVLVITVFLNLNVSLTTSLMVFYIMGTCLGIGNGVVYKLVAEYFPKDTGAVGGLVGAAGGLGGFFLPIILGTIKDYTNNYSLGYIFVSLVCLMCLSFMEEKTLTGTQRNVATAMH, from the coding sequence ATGAATATGTCTGCAAATGAATCGATACAAACACCAAACGGCAATACAAGGGTAATGATACTTGCAACAGTGGCATTTGCATTGTGCTTTGCAGGTTGGACGTTGTTTGCTCCTTTGGCAATATATTTTCAGGAAGAATTTAATCTGTCTTCCACATCGGTGGGATTATTGCTTGCAACCCCGGTATTACTTGGTTCCCTCGCAAAAATTCCTATGGGCATTGTGACTGACAAGTACGGCGGAAGACTCGTTTTTACGATTATGCTTCTTTTTGGGTTCGCATCTCTGTTTTTTACTGGTTTTGCGCATAGTTATGGTTTTTTGTTAGTGTGTGGATTCTTTTTCGGTTTAATAGGTTCTTCTTTCGCTGTTGGAATTCCGCACGTCTCGGAATGGTATCCAAAGAAAAAACAGGGATTTGCATTGGGGGTTTATGGCGTGGGAAACGCCGGCACTGCCCTCTCCGCTTTTGGAGCGCCATTTATCGCAGAATCTTTGGGATGGAATAAGGCATTTATCATTTATGCATTCCCATTGCTCCTGATGGCATTTATCTACTGGTTTTTTACTTCCAATGCCCCAAAATCAACGAATGTTAAGGTTTCTACCATAAGCGATAAACTGAAACTCTTTAAATCTTCCAGACTAGCCTGGATTTTTTGCTTATTCTATTTTATGTTTTTTGGATTCTTCGTGTGCTTTTCGATATGGTTGCCATCGTATCTTTGCGATTTTTATACTATTTCACCAGTAAAGGCCGGGGGCTTCACATCGATATTTGTATTTCTTTCGTCATTTACCCGAATTTTGGGGGGGTATCTCGGCGACAGATTCAATGGAAGAAAAATAATGGTACTCCTTACGGTAATTGTACTTGTCATAACGGTATTCCTTAATTTAAACGTATCGCTGACAACCTCACTCATGGTGTTCTACATTATGGGAACCTGTCTTGGCATTGGCAATGGTGTCGTATACAAACTCGTGGCAGAATACTTTCCAAAAGATACAGGAGCTGTAGGGGGGCTGGTAGGAGCGGCAGGAGGTCTTGGCGGCTTCTTTCTCCCAATAATTTTAGGCACAATTAAAGATTATACGAACAATTATTCTCTCGGATATATCTTTGTATCCCTCGTTTGTCTCATGTGTCTTTCATTTATGGAGGAAAAAACCCTGACGGGCACACAACGAAATGTAGCAACTGCAATGCACTGA
- a CDS encoding HPP family protein translates to MERKLWMVKKRQTAEEKKVLDVAFEVQKDTEEDKRGISVYLTDFIRKYSNKERDKMPFTERINKVSSVIKKLPMTPHSAIPSREVWLSLWGAFLGIGFTALLAYLWRFPMLLGPFGASSVLIYGAYKSPLAQPRNVLLGHFVSACIGIVVHDFFGATFWSIALGVALALVLMTVTYSIHPPAGATAYIAVQTGGLGAAYMYIFNPVTLGAFILVLIGVIFNKLGKREYPTHWW, encoded by the coding sequence ATGGAAAGGAAATTGTGGATGGTCAAAAAGAGGCAAACAGCAGAGGAAAAGAAGGTCTTGGACGTTGCATTTGAAGTACAAAAGGATACCGAAGAAGACAAAAGAGGTATTTCGGTGTATCTTACTGATTTTATCAGAAAATACTCAAATAAGGAGAGGGATAAAATGCCATTCACAGAAAGGATTAACAAGGTTAGCTCAGTTATAAAAAAATTACCGATGACTCCGCATTCTGCGATTCCTTCAAGAGAAGTATGGCTTTCCTTATGGGGCGCATTTTTGGGCATAGGGTTTACCGCATTGCTTGCCTATCTCTGGAGGTTCCCTATGCTCCTGGGGCCGTTCGGCGCCAGCTCTGTGTTGATTTATGGCGCCTATAAGTCTCCGCTGGCACAACCGAGAAATGTTCTTCTGGGACATTTCGTTTCAGCGTGCATTGGAATAGTCGTTCATGATTTCTTCGGCGCTACGTTTTGGTCTATTGCGCTTGGTGTTGCCCTTGCCCTGGTACTTATGACAGTAACCTATTCAATTCATCCGCCAGCCGGCGCAACGGCATATATAGCCGTTCAAACAGGCGGGTTAGGCGCTGCATATATGTACATCTTCAATCCGGTTACTCTGGGCGCCTTTATTTTGGTATTAATTGGTGTGATTTTCAATAAACTGGGGAAAAGGGAATATCCTACACACTGGTGGTAA
- a CDS encoding PAS domain S-box protein produces MYISIKNRLILFLILFTLLPFVLLRIIAYPRIQSDVQEVLIRNLDGIGHKQAQLVTNWINERMKNARIIANNPLMIRCVKITKEDKEYPDIVQYIETVRNECGYKGVYISNDKGSVTVSTRAEEIGNDISKTDYFREGIQGNTFVSGIMPSEIPLTNEFGQKELGMPTMFVSTPLKDTDGGIIGVVSVRVDVNNLNELMLSLNLGKTGETYLVNKDGYMVTESRFAAHLKEMGLVKKRCALELKLIDRETGELTKGVQICVSGINGFDAKGYKDYSGVTVLGAWRWLPEYNLGVLSEIDRDEGYGAAYNLNSIVSFVLLILAFPFALAAYFIGRKTSIPIIRLTEATEKMASGDLTQRVDIRREDEIGMLANSFNAMAKSLDEKTKEIAASEKRYRELFNSLKEGVYQSEPGVEGVFTFINNAGAEILGYSSPEEIIGTRVKNIYGDPEDRRRLCEKLEKDGIWREFVSLCKRKNGESFYAERTSNLLRDERGNPIAIHGVFRDISVRKKAEMEVVESEKRYRVLFDSLKEGVYQSEPTEDGVFTWINQAGVEILGYKSPKEVIGTKVKDMYVNPDDRRKIVEKLTLEGVWRNFTTLCKRKNGERFYMERTSNLVSDDKGKPARIDGIFRDITERKRLEAELQESERHYRELLNSLREGIYQCEPTEDGVFTWINQAGAEILGYNSPEEVIGTRVKDVYVNPNDRKELIVKLEKEGVWREFTSYCKRKNGERFISERTSTFEWDESGNPIRITGVFRDITER; encoded by the coding sequence ATGTACATATCGATTAAAAATCGACTTATTCTTTTCCTGATACTATTTACCCTGTTACCGTTTGTTTTGCTCAGAATTATAGCCTATCCACGGATACAATCCGATGTTCAGGAGGTGCTCATACGAAATCTCGATGGTATTGGCCACAAGCAAGCGCAATTAGTAACGAATTGGATCAATGAAAGGATGAAGAACGCACGGATAATTGCAAATAATCCATTGATGATCAGGTGCGTAAAAATTACAAAAGAGGATAAAGAGTATCCAGATATTGTTCAATACATAGAGACTGTAAGAAATGAGTGTGGTTATAAGGGTGTATATATCAGCAACGATAAGGGATCGGTCACTGTTTCCACAAGAGCAGAAGAAATAGGAAATGACATTTCAAAAACAGATTATTTTCGCGAAGGGATACAAGGAAATACTTTTGTATCGGGTATTATGCCATCTGAAATTCCGCTGACAAACGAATTTGGCCAGAAAGAACTCGGCATGCCTACCATGTTTGTTTCAACACCGTTGAAAGATACGGATGGAGGTATAATCGGCGTTGTCTCTGTCAGAGTAGATGTAAATAACCTGAATGAACTGATGCTCAGCCTCAATTTAGGGAAGACAGGCGAGACTTATCTGGTAAATAAAGACGGATATATGGTCACGGAATCACGGTTTGCTGCCCACCTCAAAGAAATGGGACTCGTGAAAAAGAGATGCGCTTTAGAACTGAAACTCATTGATCGGGAAACTGGTGAATTAACGAAAGGTGTTCAGATCTGTGTTTCGGGCATCAATGGTTTTGATGCAAAGGGCTACAAAGATTACAGCGGCGTAACGGTGTTAGGCGCATGGCGCTGGCTGCCCGAATATAATTTGGGTGTACTATCAGAAATCGACAGGGATGAAGGCTATGGAGCCGCTTATAATCTGAATTCTATTGTAAGTTTTGTGTTATTAATCCTTGCGTTCCCCTTTGCATTGGCAGCATATTTTATCGGGAGAAAGACTTCGATACCGATTATCAGACTTACTGAAGCAACTGAGAAAATGGCTTCAGGAGATTTAACCCAAAGGGTAGATATCAGGAGAGAAGATGAAATTGGTATGTTGGCAAACTCCTTTAATGCTATGGCAAAGTCTTTAGATGAGAAGACAAAAGAAATAGCAGCATCCGAAAAGCGGTATAGGGAATTGTTTAACTCTCTAAAGGAAGGGGTGTATCAGTCTGAGCCGGGGGTAGAGGGTGTGTTTACTTTTATAAACAATGCAGGTGCAGAAATCCTGGGGTATAGTTCTCCGGAAGAAATAATTGGAACGAGGGTAAAAAACATTTATGGAGACCCGGAAGACAGAAGACGGCTTTGCGAGAAGCTTGAGAAGGATGGGATATGGAGGGAATTTGTATCCCTTTGTAAAAGGAAGAACGGTGAGAGTTTTTATGCAGAACGCACAAGCAATTTGCTCAGAGATGAAAGAGGGAATCCAATTGCTATCCATGGGGTATTCAGGGATATCTCAGTGAGAAAGAAAGCGGAGATGGAAGTTGTTGAGTCCGAGAAGAGATACCGTGTGTTATTCGATTCGCTCAAAGAAGGGGTATATCAGTCTGAACCAACAGAGGACGGGGTATTTACCTGGATCAACCAGGCAGGGGTAGAAATTCTTGGTTATAAGTCTCCAAAGGAAGTGATTGGGACGAAGGTAAAGGATATGTATGTGAATCCTGATGACCGGAGAAAAATAGTTGAGAAGTTAACGCTTGAAGGTGTCTGGAGGAATTTTACCACCTTATGCAAGAGGAAAAATGGTGAGCGTTTTTATATGGAACGCACATCAAACCTGGTTTCAGACGATAAGGGGAAACCGGCGCGCATAGATGGGATATTCAGGGACATTACTGAGCGGAAGAGGTTAGAAGCGGAGTTGCAGGAATCCGAGAGACATTACAGGGAATTGCTGAATTCATTAAGAGAGGGAATATATCAATGTGAGCCAACTGAAGATGGAGTATTTACCTGGATTAATCAGGCAGGAGCAGAGATACTTGGTTACAACTCACCCGAAGAAGTGATTGGAACACGGGTAAAGGATGTGTATGTGAATCCCAATGATCGAAAAGAATTAATTGTGAAGTTGGAAAAGGAAGGGGTCTGGAGGGAATTTACTTCGTATTGTAAGAGGAAAAATGGAGAGCGTTTTATTTCTGAGAGGACATCCACTTTTGAATGGGATGAAAGCGGTAATCCAATCAGAATTACAGGTGTATTTAGAGATATAACAGAAAGATAA
- a CDS encoding formate/nitrite transporter family protein, protein MLYTGNVDAIAAISLKKATAMKHSLIGFLTLSVVAGFYIGFGVLLMVISAAPVAALNPGIGKIVGGAVFPIALILVVIGGAELFTGYNLLILKGTFRGTVSFGDAMSGWFWTYLGNLGGSMIFALLIYMSGVFAPDPWHAFLNKAATYKMNAPWWELFFRGIFCNWLVCLGIWSCFRVTNDSAKIMMCWWVLFCFVTTGMEHSVANMTFLTIANLLPHGPEISWGKMFGHNLVPVTLGNIVGGSFFVTFLYWFATVMDEKGARTLEAVKGGSGSAGLPRAGGAPEEIKDIKVKMK, encoded by the coding sequence ATGTTATATACCGGAAACGTAGATGCAATTGCAGCGATATCTTTAAAGAAAGCTACTGCAATGAAGCACAGTCTAATAGGCTTCCTGACGCTTTCTGTAGTGGCGGGTTTTTATATTGGATTTGGTGTCCTTCTCATGGTTATTTCGGCTGCTCCTGTTGCAGCGCTAAACCCTGGAATAGGGAAAATCGTTGGAGGCGCAGTATTTCCTATCGCTTTGATATTGGTAGTTATTGGCGGGGCTGAGTTGTTTACCGGATATAACTTACTGATATTAAAAGGTACTTTTCGGGGCACAGTATCATTTGGCGATGCAATGTCAGGCTGGTTTTGGACATACTTAGGTAATTTGGGTGGATCCATGATTTTTGCGCTTTTAATTTATATGTCTGGTGTATTCGCCCCTGATCCATGGCATGCCTTCCTGAACAAGGCGGCTACCTATAAGATGAATGCGCCATGGTGGGAATTGTTTTTCAGAGGCATCTTTTGCAACTGGCTTGTATGTTTGGGAATATGGAGCTGCTTTAGGGTTACCAACGACAGCGCCAAGATAATGATGTGCTGGTGGGTTTTGTTCTGTTTTGTTACTACAGGAATGGAACACAGCGTGGCGAATATGACGTTTTTGACAATTGCGAATTTACTGCCCCATGGCCCTGAAATTTCATGGGGTAAGATGTTTGGCCATAACCTTGTTCCTGTTACCCTGGGTAATATCGTGGGTGGCAGTTTCTTCGTTACATTCCTCTACTGGTTTGCAACGGTTATGGACGAAAAAGGGGCAAGGACTTTGGAGGCTGTAAAGGGCGGTTCTGGAAGTGCCGGGTTACCACGAGCAGGCGGGGCTCCTGAAGAGATCAAAGATATTAAGGTGAAGATGAAGTAA
- a CDS encoding TetR/AcrR family transcriptional regulator, translated as MQIRKSTEIRRQQIVDIIRTIISSRGIEHVTISEIAGEIGTTKGAIYRHFKSKRDILSLLIDNVEETLMEALDKAMVEKDPVQNLKNILLAQLILAKTRRKTSFVVIMGAMQFSDPFIRRKISQLIEKYLRRIEKLLAGALKSGLIKKDINPKTSAIVFMGLIQSTITVWSYKNFKFVPQKIHADLWDVYKRGIGV; from the coding sequence GTGCAAATCAGAAAATCTACCGAGATTAGGAGACAGCAAATTGTTGATATTATTCGAACGATTATTTCTTCCAGAGGAATAGAACACGTTACCATAAGTGAAATAGCCGGAGAAATAGGAACTACCAAAGGGGCTATTTATCGGCATTTTAAGAGCAAAAGGGATATATTAAGTCTGTTAATAGATAATGTTGAGGAAACCCTCATGGAAGCGCTGGATAAAGCAATGGTGGAAAAAGATCCGGTACAAAATCTAAAAAATATCCTGCTTGCCCAACTTATTCTTGCGAAAACCCGACGCAAAACATCCTTCGTTGTTATCATGGGAGCCATGCAGTTTAGTGATCCCTTCATACGAAGAAAGATTTCGCAGCTAATAGAGAAGTATCTTCGGAGAATAGAAAAGCTGCTTGCAGGCGCTCTAAAATCAGGATTGATAAAAAAAGACATTAATCCAAAGACGTCTGCAATCGTCTTTATGGGACTCATTCAGTCCACAATAACTGTGTGGTCATATAAAAATTTCAAATTTGTGCCTCAAAAAATTCATGCGGATCTGTGGGACGTTTACAAACGTGGAATAGGCGTTTAA